The following are from one region of the Pelagibius sp. CAU 1746 genome:
- a CDS encoding phosphoadenylyl-sulfate reductase, with protein sequence MTQAAAPLSRPSLVVRPPANQDNGLRLSERARLLELRYRGLDSQAILDAAINEVFAGRIAVVSSFGTESAVLLDLVARVNRHTPVIFLETGQHFPETLAYRDTLVDRLGLTDVRSVGPSAGDLDWADQDGALWRRSPDLCCQLRKVLPLERALSGFSAWINGRKRFQGGRRQQLGLFEAAESRIKVNPLVTWDTKDLARAFVERDLPRHPLGARGYPSVGCAPCTSKSQGDGSRAGRWAGSGKTECGIHKAPWNARGASQAPAKGLR encoded by the coding sequence ATGACCCAGGCCGCCGCCCCGCTGTCCCGCCCTTCCCTGGTCGTCCGCCCGCCGGCCAATCAGGACAACGGACTGCGCCTCAGCGAGCGGGCGCGGCTGCTGGAACTGCGTTACCGTGGGCTGGACAGCCAGGCCATCCTGGACGCGGCCATCAACGAGGTCTTCGCCGGACGTATCGCCGTGGTCTCCTCCTTCGGGACGGAATCGGCGGTGCTGCTGGACCTGGTGGCCCGGGTCAACCGCCACACGCCGGTGATCTTCCTGGAGACCGGCCAGCACTTTCCCGAGACCCTGGCCTACCGCGACACCCTGGTCGACAGGCTGGGCCTGACCGACGTGCGCAGCGTCGGCCCCAGCGCCGGCGACCTGGACTGGGCCGACCAGGACGGCGCCCTGTGGCGGCGCAGCCCCGACCTCTGCTGCCAACTGCGCAAGGTGCTGCCGCTGGAACGAGCGCTCTCCGGCTTCAGCGCCTGGATCAACGGGCGCAAGCGCTTCCAGGGCGGCCGGCGCCAGCAATTGGGCCTCTTCGAGGCGGCCGAGTCGCGGATCAAGGTAAACCCCCTGGTGACCTGGGACACAAAGGATCTGGCCCGGGCCTTCGTTGAGCGCGATCTGCCGCGCCACCCGCTGGGCGCCCGGGGCTATCCCTCGGTGGGCTGCGCCCCCTGCACCTCCAAGTCCCAGGGTGACGGCTCGCGCGCCGGGCGCTGGGCGGGCAGCGGCAAGACCGAGTGCGGCATCCACAAGGCGCCCTGGAACGCCAGGGGGGCTTCCCAGGCACCCGCCAAGGGGCTGCGCTGA
- a CDS encoding DUF934 domain-containing protein produces the protein MPLLKNGEVVADPWTALAEDAAPNGDVIVSLEQWRTGRETLRAHNGRLGLRLKSDQSPAELAGDLDRFDLIALEFPRFGDGRAYSYARLLRERYGFTGELRAVGNVLRDQLFFMVRCGFDSFEVADGKAIAGWQEAMNEISVLYQPTGDRRRTAFALRRGAGNG, from the coding sequence ATGCCGTTGCTTAAGAACGGAGAGGTCGTCGCCGATCCCTGGACGGCACTGGCCGAGGACGCCGCCCCTAACGGCGATGTCATCGTCAGCCTGGAGCAGTGGCGGACCGGCCGCGAGACGCTGCGCGCCCACAACGGCCGCCTGGGCTTGCGCCTGAAGAGCGACCAGTCGCCGGCCGAGCTGGCCGGCGATCTCGACCGCTTCGACCTCATCGCGCTGGAGTTCCCGCGTTTCGGCGACGGCCGCGCCTATTCCTATGCGCGCCTGCTGCGCGAACGCTACGGCTTCACCGGAGAACTGCGCGCCGTCGGCAACGTGCTGCGCGACCAGCTTTTCTTCATGGTGCGCTGCGGCTTCGACAGCTTCGAAGTGGCCGACGGCAAAGCCATCGCCGGCTGGCAGGAGGCCATGAACGAAATCTCGGTGCTCTACCAGCCGACCGGCGACCGTCGGCGGACAGCCTTCGCCCTGCGCCGCGGCGCGGGCAACGGCTGA
- a CDS encoding cell wall hydrolase has translation MNRIAKMLADWRPQRDRWFAAACHVLTGQRHTRHGLSTKAVCSALSAPFACVIAGAALAGVASSDQVDEAWTRVTAQSFIPVDAKDIDPDQFYVRQVGISQLDLEEQIASTFTSNPGKLREELTCLAQNIYFEARSEPLDGKLAVAHVVMNRVASRFFPDTVCGVVQDGTDEVLHRCQFSWYCDGKADEIEDQGAWQEATELASQVYWGRAEDPSGGALWYHADYVNPFWRKSFAEGPTIGRHIFYTRKPQTAPTQIAQGN, from the coding sequence ATGAACCGGATTGCAAAGATGCTGGCCGATTGGCGGCCGCAGCGGGACCGTTGGTTCGCTGCCGCCTGCCACGTGCTCACCGGGCAGCGCCATACCAGACACGGCCTCAGCACGAAGGCCGTTTGCTCCGCCCTCAGCGCGCCCTTCGCCTGCGTCATCGCCGGCGCGGCCCTGGCCGGTGTCGCCTCCAGCGACCAGGTCGACGAAGCCTGGACCCGGGTGACCGCCCAGAGCTTCATTCCCGTGGACGCCAAGGACATCGATCCCGATCAGTTCTACGTGCGCCAGGTCGGCATCAGCCAGCTCGATCTCGAGGAGCAGATCGCCAGCACCTTCACTTCGAACCCGGGCAAGCTGCGCGAAGAGCTGACCTGCCTGGCCCAGAACATCTATTTCGAGGCCCGCAGCGAGCCCCTGGACGGCAAGCTGGCCGTCGCCCACGTGGTGATGAACCGTGTCGCCTCGCGCTTCTTTCCCGATACCGTCTGCGGCGTGGTGCAGGACGGCACCGACGAGGTGCTGCACCGCTGCCAGTTCTCCTGGTACTGCGACGGCAAGGCGGATGAAATCGAGGACCAGGGCGCCTGGCAGGAAGCCACCGAGCTGGCGAGCCAGGTGTACTGGGGCCGCGCCGAGGATCCCTCCGGCGGCGCCCTGTGGTACCACGCCGACTATGTGAACCCGTTCTGGCGGAAGTCTTTCGCGGAGGGGCCGACGATCGGCCGCCACATCTTCTACACCCGCAAGCCGCAGACGGCCCCGACGCAGATCGCACAGGGCAACTGA
- a CDS encoding MFS transporter: MPVPMLIALAYLVGLGIVYPFLPFQALALGASPLTVSLLLVTDTVVVLLLAPVWGRLSDRLGRRRVIFLAMATAPFANLLLAHADGLALLFLARACAGVSNAAIPVIQALVADRTSTQTRVWGMANVNAAYGLAFIIGPLLGRQLLGAGGDDYHGAALGAAGFAVLSILLTLLLGADAGRPPGQPLSAHLRVSSRRIVMAPLCFAPIALMAVLSFVYASMDSTLGLWSQRVLDWDARDVSLAFTLAGASAVFSLWVLIPKLCRRYGEGRVTAGASAAMGVGFLLFVLWPGDLAVALALMLLGAGIAMCLSCLQSLLSKATPDGVQGSAMGLNHAVLSFARILGPVWGGFALGSLGVGWPYLVGALLTFVALAVVIWIYRPEARAQPG, from the coding sequence ATGCCCGTCCCGATGCTGATCGCGCTCGCCTATCTGGTGGGCTTGGGGATCGTCTATCCCTTTCTGCCGTTTCAGGCGCTGGCGCTGGGTGCGAGTCCGCTGACCGTTTCCCTGCTGCTGGTCACCGATACCGTCGTGGTGCTGCTGCTGGCGCCGGTCTGGGGCCGGCTCAGCGACCGCTTGGGGCGGCGGCGGGTGATCTTCCTGGCCATGGCGACGGCGCCTTTCGCCAATCTGCTGCTGGCCCATGCCGACGGCCTGGCGCTGCTGTTCCTGGCGCGGGCCTGCGCCGGCGTCAGCAATGCCGCGATCCCGGTGATCCAGGCGCTGGTCGCCGACCGAACTTCTACGCAGACCCGGGTCTGGGGCATGGCCAATGTGAACGCAGCTTATGGGCTGGCTTTCATCATCGGGCCGCTGTTGGGCCGGCAGTTGCTTGGCGCCGGCGGCGACGACTACCACGGCGCCGCGCTGGGGGCCGCAGGCTTCGCGGTGCTGTCGATCCTCTTGACGCTGCTGCTCGGGGCGGATGCCGGGCGGCCCCCTGGGCAGCCCCTGTCGGCGCACCTCAGAGTGTCCTCACGGCGCATCGTCATGGCGCCGCTCTGCTTCGCCCCGATCGCGCTTATGGCCGTACTGTCCTTCGTCTACGCCTCCATGGATTCGACCCTGGGGTTATGGTCGCAGCGTGTCCTGGACTGGGATGCGCGCGACGTCTCGCTGGCCTTCACCCTGGCCGGCGCCTCGGCGGTCTTCAGTCTCTGGGTGCTGATCCCGAAGCTCTGCCGGCGTTACGGGGAAGGGCGGGTGACCGCCGGGGCCAGCGCCGCCATGGGCGTGGGTTTCCTGCTCTTCGTGCTGTGGCCCGGCGACCTCGCGGTCGCCCTGGCGCTGATGCTGCTGGGCGCGGGCATTGCCATGTGCCTGTCCTGCCTGCAATCGCTGCTGTCGAAAGCCACGCCGGATGGCGTGCAGGGCTCCGCCATGGGCCTCAATCACGCGGTGCTCAGCTTCGCGCGCATCCTGGGGCCGGTCTGGGGGGGCTTCGCCCTCGGCAGCCTTGGCGTCGGCTGGCCGTACCTCGTCGGCGCGCTGCTGACCTTCGTCGCGCTGGCCGTGGTGATCTGGATCTACCGGCCCGAAGCGCGCGCGCAGCCGGGCTGA
- a CDS encoding nitrite/sulfite reductase, which yields MYRYDEFDAAFVRQRVKQFRGQVERRLAGDLSEDEFKPLRLMNGVYLQLHAYMLRVAVPYGTLSSRQLRKLAGIARDYDRGYGHFTTRQNIQYNWPKLQDVPDILAELSEVEMHAIQTSGNCIRNVTADHFAGAAADEIEDPRIYAEIIRQWSSLHPEFSFLPRKFKIAITGAPNDRAAVRFHDIGLQIRRDEAGEVGFEVIVGGGLGRTPVVGTSIRKFLPKRHLLSYLEAILRVYNQLGRRDNLFKSRIKILVQQTGAETFKDLVEDEWQQIKDGALTLPADEIERIEAYFAPPPFEALESNQPAFEARRFEDGDFARWVRSNVTAHKAPGYACVTISLKPEGKAPGDASAEQMEAVADLAERFSFDEIRVTHEQNLVLPHVRLTDLAEVWEALVDNGLGTPNAGLVSDIIACPGLDYCNLANARSIPVAQRITQRFSDLKKQHEIGDLKIKISGCINACGHHHAGHIGILGVDKKGEEFYQITLGGSADENAAVGKILGPAFSYDDVVDAVETIVDTYLDLRRDGERFNDTYARVGAAPFKEKLYAVA from the coding sequence ATGTACCGTTACGACGAGTTCGATGCGGCCTTCGTGCGCCAGCGCGTAAAGCAGTTCCGCGGACAGGTCGAGCGCCGCCTCGCCGGTGATCTGAGCGAGGACGAGTTCAAGCCGCTGCGCCTGATGAACGGAGTCTACCTGCAACTGCACGCCTACATGCTGCGCGTCGCCGTGCCCTACGGCACGCTGTCGTCACGGCAGCTCCGCAAGCTCGCCGGCATCGCCCGCGACTACGATCGCGGCTACGGCCACTTCACCACGCGCCAGAACATCCAGTACAACTGGCCGAAGCTGCAGGACGTCCCGGACATCCTCGCGGAGTTGTCCGAGGTCGAGATGCACGCCATCCAGACCAGCGGCAACTGCATCCGCAACGTGACCGCCGACCACTTCGCCGGCGCCGCCGCCGACGAGATCGAGGATCCGCGCATCTATGCAGAGATCATCCGCCAGTGGTCGAGCCTGCACCCCGAATTCTCCTTCCTGCCGCGCAAGTTCAAGATCGCCATTACCGGCGCGCCGAACGACCGCGCCGCCGTGCGGTTCCACGACATCGGCCTGCAGATCCGCCGCGACGAGGCCGGCGAGGTCGGCTTCGAGGTCATCGTCGGTGGCGGCCTGGGGCGTACGCCGGTGGTCGGCACGTCGATCCGCAAATTCCTTCCGAAGCGGCACCTGCTGAGCTACCTGGAAGCCATCCTGCGCGTCTACAACCAGCTCGGCCGGCGCGACAACCTCTTCAAGTCGCGCATCAAGATCCTGGTCCAGCAGACCGGCGCCGAGACCTTCAAGGATCTGGTCGAGGACGAGTGGCAGCAGATCAAGGACGGCGCCCTCACGCTGCCGGCCGACGAGATCGAGCGCATCGAAGCCTACTTCGCGCCGCCGCCCTTCGAGGCGCTGGAGAGCAACCAGCCCGCCTTCGAGGCGCGGCGCTTCGAGGACGGCGACTTCGCCCGCTGGGTGCGATCCAACGTCACCGCGCACAAGGCGCCCGGCTATGCCTGCGTCACCATTTCGCTGAAGCCGGAGGGCAAAGCGCCGGGCGACGCCAGCGCCGAGCAGATGGAGGCGGTCGCGGACCTGGCCGAGCGTTTCAGCTTCGACGAGATCCGCGTCACCCACGAGCAGAACCTGGTGCTGCCGCACGTAAGGCTCACCGACCTGGCGGAGGTCTGGGAAGCGCTGGTCGACAACGGCCTGGGCACGCCGAACGCCGGCCTGGTCTCCGATATCATCGCCTGCCCGGGCCTTGACTACTGCAACCTGGCCAACGCACGCTCCATTCCGGTGGCCCAGCGCATCACCCAGCGATTCAGCGACCTGAAGAAGCAGCACGAGATCGGCGACCTGAAGATCAAGATCTCCGGCTGCATCAACGCCTGCGGCCATCACCATGCCGGCCATATCGGCATCCTGGGCGTCGACAAGAAAGGCGAGGAATTCTACCAGATCACCCTTGGCGGCAGCGCCGACGAGAATGCGGCGGTCGGCAAGATCCTGGGGCCCGCTTTCTCCTACGACGACGTCGTCGACGCAGTCGAGACCATCGTCGACACCTATCTGGACCTGCGCCGCGACGGCGAGCGTTTCAACGACACCTATGCCCGGGTCGGCGCCGCGCCGTTCAAGGAGAAGCTCTATGCCGTTGCTTAA
- a CDS encoding DUF2849 domain-containing protein, producing MSKKNDKLKIVTANRLREGDVVYLTDTGKWSTHLNQSRATRDAAELEAMLALAEEAVAAREIVAPYDMEVVEVDGILQPLSAREIIRAAGPTVRADYRGNEQQRDRAA from the coding sequence ATGAGCAAGAAGAACGACAAGTTGAAGATCGTCACCGCCAACCGCCTGCGCGAGGGCGACGTCGTCTACCTGACCGACACCGGCAAGTGGTCGACGCACCTGAACCAGAGCCGCGCGACCCGCGACGCGGCGGAATTGGAGGCCATGCTTGCCCTGGCCGAGGAAGCCGTCGCGGCGCGCGAGATCGTCGCCCCCTACGACATGGAAGTGGTCGAGGTCGACGGCATTCTGCAGCCGCTCTCGGCGCGCGAGATCATCCGCGCCGCCGGCCCCACGGTGCGGGCCGATTACCGGGGAAATGAACAGCAGCGCGACCGCGCCGCCTGA
- a CDS encoding cytochrome P450, whose protein sequence is MSLAFDHATEDLVAGRRGEAAAVAPAKLKGRPLLGVLPELRADPLRFFTRVARDHGDAVELSVGPDRVLMLNSPSMIRHVLQDNRLNYEKSKFYDVLRSILGDGIFLAEGEEWLSQRKTAGRSFQGCQLRSMTASMQEAVADLERRWSDLAARRTVVDVIPEMMRLTLDILMSTLFSLRLEDRHEEVFRALTVILQDAEKRIWSPLGLPRWLPTRRNREVRAALASFDRFVLDLVAARRAAPPRGEGAESDLLDLLLANQNGRSDRQLCGQIQSMILAGHETTANALTWCWYLLSLHPESLRRLRGEARAVLNGRMAGFAELPALKYTRMVFDESLRLYPPLWTFSRTAVADDRIDGLQVPAGTNVMLNMFAVHRRPELWDNPEGFDPARFDTESADAAGQRFAYFPFSDGPRTCLGERFAVLESMIAISAIVQRFDLQLLPGQNVEPEPMITLRPRGPLLMRICPAPAA, encoded by the coding sequence ATGAGCTTGGCTTTCGATCACGCAACCGAAGACCTTGTCGCCGGCCGTCGCGGCGAGGCGGCGGCCGTTGCCCCGGCGAAGCTGAAGGGACGTCCTCTTCTGGGCGTGCTGCCGGAGTTGCGCGCCGACCCCTTGCGGTTCTTCACCCGTGTCGCGCGCGACCATGGCGATGCGGTCGAGCTGTCCGTCGGCCCCGACAGGGTTCTGATGCTGAACAGCCCGTCGATGATCCGCCACGTGTTGCAGGACAATCGCCTGAACTATGAGAAGAGCAAGTTCTACGACGTTCTGCGCTCCATCCTGGGCGACGGCATCTTTCTGGCCGAAGGCGAGGAATGGCTGTCCCAGCGCAAGACCGCCGGGCGCAGTTTCCAGGGTTGCCAGCTGCGCAGCATGACCGCGTCCATGCAGGAGGCGGTGGCCGACCTGGAGCGTCGCTGGTCGGACCTGGCGGCCCGAAGGACGGTCGTCGACGTGATCCCGGAGATGATGCGCCTCACCCTCGACATCCTCATGAGTACGCTTTTCAGCCTGCGTCTCGAAGACCGGCATGAAGAGGTTTTTCGCGCGCTGACGGTGATTCTGCAGGATGCCGAGAAGCGTATCTGGTCGCCGCTCGGCTTGCCGCGCTGGCTGCCGACCCGGCGTAACCGCGAGGTGCGCGCTGCGCTCGCCAGCTTCGACCGTTTCGTTCTGGATTTGGTGGCCGCGCGGCGCGCCGCACCGCCGCGCGGGGAGGGCGCCGAGAGCGACCTGCTCGACCTACTGCTGGCGAACCAGAACGGCCGCAGCGACCGCCAGCTTTGCGGGCAGATCCAGTCGATGATCCTGGCCGGCCACGAGACCACGGCCAACGCCTTGACCTGGTGCTGGTATCTGTTGTCGCTGCATCCGGAATCCCTGCGCCGCCTGCGCGGTGAGGCCCGCGCGGTGCTGAACGGACGCATGGCCGGCTTCGCCGAACTGCCGGCGCTGAAATACACGCGCATGGTCTTCGACGAGTCCCTGCGTCTCTATCCGCCGCTGTGGACCTTCTCGCGCACCGCGGTCGCCGACGACCGCATCGACGGCCTGCAGGTGCCCGCCGGCACCAACGTCATGCTGAACATGTTCGCCGTGCACCGCCGGCCTGAACTGTGGGACAATCCCGAAGGCTTCGACCCCGCCCGCTTCGATACGGAATCGGCCGATGCGGCGGGGCAGCGTTTCGCCTACTTCCCCTTCAGCGACGGCCCGCGCACCTGTCTGGGCGAGCGCTTCGCGGTGCTGGAGTCCATGATCGCCATCTCGGCCATCGTGCAGCGCTTCGACCTGCAACTGCTGCCCGGCCAGAACGTCGAGCCGGAGCCGATGATCACGCTGCGCCCGCGCGGGCCGCTGCTGATGCGGATCTGCCCGGCGCCGGCCGCCTGA
- a CDS encoding helix-turn-helix transcriptional regulator: MLAQQTMGKARQAHPVDVHVGGRVRLRRVFLGYSQEKLANALGLTFQQIQKYERGANRISASKLYELSRILSVPVTYFFEGVESEGESGSAAGQEAGVTVASTIHSSDPDFTNQRETLQLISSYYRIPDAKVRAEVLSLLKTLGRTTES; encoded by the coding sequence ATGCTTGCTCAACAAACGATGGGGAAGGCCAGACAGGCCCATCCCGTAGATGTCCATGTCGGCGGCCGTGTGCGCCTCCGCCGTGTATTCTTGGGCTATTCTCAGGAGAAATTGGCTAACGCGCTGGGACTGACCTTCCAGCAGATTCAGAAATACGAGCGTGGGGCAAATCGTATCAGCGCGAGCAAACTCTACGAGCTCTCGCGGATTCTGAGTGTTCCCGTGACCTATTTCTTCGAGGGCGTGGAATCCGAAGGGGAGTCCGGTTCGGCGGCGGGCCAGGAGGCAGGTGTCACCGTGGCCAGCACGATCCATTCCTCCGACCCCGATTTCACGAATCAGCGTGAAACGCTGCAACTTATCAGTTCTTATTATAGAATTCCCGACGCCAAGGTGCGCGCCGAGGTCTTGTCATTGCTGAAGACCTTGGGACGCACCACAGAGAGCTGA
- a CDS encoding autoinducer binding domain-containing protein yields MKASLPGTGVEGFVEALSGARNTAEIGVRLDVVLKDMGFERFAYVHVRPPLGKKLRSFVPSGSRSGNQVHEFLSSLPDSWVDYYLAQDYGDLDPTLQAAVGRVMPFQWREIGSRNDLSNGQRKVLDEARDHGIRDGATIPIHGPDSGLSTLSIVGGGSESEFQEAYRRSYRDLVWLAINTHQAFLSLAESAPDQGRVRLTDRERDCLVWTARGKTAWEVGQILCISEETVLFHLKNATRKLGVFSKHHAVVKAVIQGYIVP; encoded by the coding sequence ATGAAAGCGAGCCTGCCCGGCACCGGCGTCGAAGGATTTGTGGAGGCTCTCTCGGGGGCCCGCAACACGGCGGAAATCGGGGTCAGGCTGGACGTCGTCCTCAAGGACATGGGCTTCGAGCGCTTCGCCTATGTGCATGTCCGTCCCCCGCTGGGCAAGAAACTGCGCTCTTTCGTGCCGTCCGGCTCGCGCAGCGGCAATCAGGTTCACGAGTTCCTCTCCAGCCTGCCGGATAGCTGGGTCGACTATTATCTCGCTCAGGACTACGGAGACCTGGATCCGACTCTGCAGGCGGCTGTCGGTCGCGTGATGCCCTTTCAGTGGCGTGAGATCGGCTCGCGCAACGACCTGTCCAACGGTCAGCGCAAGGTTCTCGACGAGGCCCGCGACCACGGCATCAGGGACGGCGCCACCATTCCCATCCACGGTCCCGACAGCGGCCTGTCGACCTTGAGCATCGTCGGCGGCGGCAGCGAGAGCGAATTCCAGGAGGCCTACCGGCGCAGCTATCGCGACCTGGTCTGGCTGGCCATCAACACGCACCAGGCCTTCCTGAGCCTGGCCGAGAGCGCGCCCGACCAGGGGCGCGTGCGCCTGACCGACCGCGAACGCGACTGCCTGGTGTGGACGGCACGGGGGAAGACGGCCTGGGAGGTCGGGCAGATCCTCTGCATTTCCGAGGAAACGGTGCTCTTCCACCTGAAGAACGCGACCCGAAAGCTCGGCGTGTTTTCCAAGCACCACGCCGTGGTCAAGGCCGTTATCCAGGGATATATCGTCCCCTAA
- a CDS encoding acyl-homoserine-lactone synthase, which translates to MIDVVTPDLYPAYAEELRLMFQQRYRVFKQRLGWNVPASGGEERDQFDDYYPIYLLAFDEGRRLAGSWRFLPTTGPYMLRNVFPQLLYGAKAPYHPLIWEGSRFAVEGRGMRRRTSSHLLCAVTETCIALGIRELITVYDARMERLLPRLGCPPKWQSRAARINGELAYTGRFDMNHATLASLRSVAGIQHSVVRNAPFHDEAAVA; encoded by the coding sequence GTGATCGATGTCGTAACACCGGATCTCTACCCAGCCTACGCCGAAGAGCTGCGGCTCATGTTCCAGCAGCGCTATCGCGTCTTCAAACAGCGCCTGGGCTGGAACGTGCCGGCCAGTGGCGGCGAAGAGCGCGACCAGTTCGACGACTACTATCCCATCTACCTGCTGGCCTTTGACGAGGGGCGCCGCCTGGCGGGCAGTTGGCGCTTCCTGCCGACCACCGGACCCTACATGCTGCGCAATGTCTTTCCCCAACTTCTGTACGGCGCCAAGGCGCCCTACCATCCGCTGATCTGGGAGGGCAGCCGCTTCGCGGTAGAGGGCAGGGGCATGCGCCGGCGCACCAGCAGCCACCTGCTCTGCGCGGTGACGGAAACCTGCATCGCCCTCGGCATCCGCGAGCTCATCACCGTCTACGACGCCCGGATGGAGCGTCTGCTGCCGCGCCTCGGCTGTCCGCCGAAGTGGCAGTCCCGGGCGGCGCGCATCAATGGCGAACTGGCTTACACCGGCCGTTTCGACATGAACCATGCCACGCTGGCCAGCCTGAGATCTGTGGCCGGCATCCAGCACTCCGTAGTTCGCAACGCGCCCTTCCATGATGAAGCCGCGGTTGCCTGA
- a CDS encoding AMP-binding protein produces the protein MSNVASFLDSAAARQPRAQALIHEGRSFDFAQLRSMAGQVANGLRAAGYGPGSRIALACGNRPGFLAAYYGILKIGGLAVVLSTTLRERDIRFQLEDSGAEALLTYDGPAGAPGDASYGEQALAAAEAAAACRQAWVIPADIAAASPIAGTRALSDLMAGQPDHARTHGYAADATAVLLYTSGSTGRPKGVELTQANLLAMTRINQALAPRASTRVRLISTPLFHVMGQVCGLNLAMLNGETLVLVEGFDPAQIWRLIVERNVSYFVHMPIYYQYLMERADGVDTAAVRASLRLCATGGAPLQAGLSEAFAERFGLPIVPGYGLTEASSIVAWGGTRDGGSVLSGRGLRPTTVGPAVPGVEVALEAGGALSALPGAQGEILLRGPGVMKGYLNLPEVTARTLRGGWLRTGDIGRFDEAGRLDILGRADDKILRGEEHIYPAEVEAVLKAHPAVAEAAVIGVPDDYLGQEAKTFVVLRDGCSLAAEDLLGWLARELPDGKCPGLVEFQAALPLTPTGKVARHLLY, from the coding sequence ATGTCGAACGTCGCGTCCTTTCTCGACAGCGCTGCCGCGCGGCAGCCGCGGGCCCAGGCGCTGATCCACGAGGGGCGAAGCTTCGATTTCGCTCAGTTGCGGAGCATGGCCGGCCAGGTGGCCAACGGCCTGCGGGCGGCGGGCTACGGCCCTGGCAGCCGCATCGCGCTGGCCTGCGGCAACCGGCCGGGCTTCCTCGCCGCCTACTACGGCATCTTGAAGATCGGTGGCCTGGCGGTGGTGCTGAGCACCACGCTGCGTGAGCGCGACATCCGCTTCCAGCTTGAGGATTCCGGCGCCGAGGCCCTGCTGACCTACGACGGCCCGGCAGGTGCTCCGGGCGATGCCAGCTACGGCGAGCAGGCCCTGGCCGCCGCCGAGGCCGCAGCGGCCTGCCGGCAGGCCTGGGTCATTCCCGCCGACATCGCCGCAGCCTCGCCCATCGCCGGCACTCGGGCGCTCAGCGACCTCATGGCGGGGCAGCCGGATCACGCGCGGACCCACGGCTATGCGGCCGATGCTACCGCGGTGCTGCTCTACACCTCCGGCTCCACCGGCCGCCCGAAAGGCGTCGAACTGACCCAGGCGAACCTGCTCGCCATGACCCGCATCAACCAGGCCCTGGCGCCGCGCGCGAGCACCCGGGTGCGGCTCATCTCGACGCCGCTGTTCCACGTCATGGGCCAGGTCTGCGGGCTCAACCTGGCCATGCTGAACGGCGAGACCCTGGTGCTGGTCGAAGGCTTCGACCCGGCGCAGATCTGGCGGCTGATCGTCGAGCGGAACGTCAGCTACTTCGTGCATATGCCGATCTACTACCAGTATCTCATGGAGCGCGCCGACGGCGTCGACACCGCGGCGGTGCGGGCCTCCTTGCGCCTCTGCGCCACCGGCGGCGCGCCATTGCAGGCGGGCCTGTCGGAGGCCTTCGCCGAGCGCTTCGGCCTGCCCATCGTGCCCGGCTACGGCCTCACCGAAGCGTCTTCGATCGTCGCCTGGGGCGGGACACGGGACGGCGGCTCGGTGCTGTCGGGACGGGGCCTCAGGCCCACCACGGTCGGCCCGGCGGTGCCGGGCGTCGAGGTGGCGCTGGAGGCGGGCGGCGCCCTGAGCGCCCTGCCGGGCGCCCAGGGCGAGATCCTGCTGCGCGGACCGGGGGTGATGAAGGGCTACCTCAACCTGCCCGAGGTCACCGCACGGACGCTGCGTGGCGGTTGGCTCAGGACCGGCGATATCGGCCGCTTCGACGAGGCCGGGCGCCTCGACATCCTGGGCCGCGCCGACGACAAGATCCTGCGCGGCGAGGAGCATATCTACCCGGCCGAGGTGGAGGCGGTGCTGAAGGCCCATCCAGCGGTCGCCGAGGCGGCGGTGATCGGCGTGCCCGACGACTACCTGGGTCAGGAGGCCAAGACCTTCGTGGTGCTGCGTGACGGCTGCAGCCTGGCCGCGGAAGACCTGCTCGGCTGGCTGGCGCGCGAGCTGCCCGACGGCAAGTGCCCGGGACTGGTCGAGTTCCAGGCGGCGCTGCCCCTGACCCCTACCGGCAAGGTGGCGCGCCACCTGCTGTACTAG
- a CDS encoding PilZ domain-containing protein, translated as MNRNGMKVMRKERRRDRRRGLNLEATLGGHEVVLTDLSAAGFGAALDATDRTPFSFRLGAQSRLELKAPQGAPLSLSVEIVREMGDNGVVGGVFIGLTDAAYNAIEGILTGRSQRRG; from the coding sequence GTGAACCGCAACGGCATGAAGGTCATGCGCAAGGAGCGCCGCCGCGACCGGCGGCGCGGCTTGAACCTGGAGGCCACCCTGGGCGGCCATGAGGTGGTGCTGACCGATCTCAGCGCCGCCGGCTTCGGCGCGGCGCTGGACGCCACCGACCGTACGCCCTTCAGTTTCCGGCTGGGCGCCCAGTCCCGCTTGGAGCTGAAGGCGCCGCAGGGCGCGCCGCTGAGCCTCTCCGTGGAGATTGTCCGCGAAATGGGGGACAACGGCGTGGTGGGCGGTGTCTTTATCGGCCTGACCGACGCGGCCTACAACGCCATCGAAGGTATCCTGACCGGCCGCTCGCAGCGCCGGGGCTGA